In the genome of Tannockella kyphosi, one region contains:
- the glgD gene encoding glucose-1-phosphate adenylyltransferase subunit GlgD, with protein sequence MAKVIGLVNLHANVDYKGLTERRPAASVSFLGRYGIIDFALSNFSNSGIDSVGVLIKEKPRSLFKHMGLGNSWNFNSKSGGISLLYNEKYANNPHYNHDINNMIENKYFFNKTKADYVVIAPAHIITTLNYSEVVEAHEKSGSKITMVYKNIDDADKSFIGEKYVSVKNNKIIEVVVNKGNRKKRCMSLSTYVINLDYLMKLMKKSSSVSAFFDLSDILGYLCDEADIAAYEYRGYATCLNSLEAYYKHSLEFLDIEIFSTVFKSNWPIYTNTKDTPPSKYKANAKVKKGFVANGAIVDGHVENSIIGRDVVIGTGAVVKNSILLSGSVVGPGAVLENVILDKDSKVEVSKSLTGTSIEPLYVKEGDVV encoded by the coding sequence ATGGCAAAAGTAATAGGATTAGTAAATCTTCATGCGAATGTAGATTACAAAGGATTAACAGAAAGAAGACCAGCGGCTTCAGTAAGTTTTTTAGGAAGATATGGAATTATTGATTTTGCATTATCAAACTTTTCAAATTCAGGGATTGATAGTGTTGGTGTATTAATTAAAGAAAAACCTAGATCATTATTTAAACATATGGGACTTGGTAACTCATGGAATTTTAACTCAAAATCAGGAGGAATTTCGTTATTATATAATGAAAAATATGCGAATAATCCTCATTACAATCATGATATTAATAACATGATTGAAAACAAATATTTCTTTAATAAAACAAAAGCAGATTATGTAGTAATTGCTCCTGCACATATTATTACAACACTAAACTATAGTGAAGTAGTAGAGGCTCATGAAAAATCAGGAAGTAAAATTACAATGGTTTATAAAAACATTGACGATGCTGATAAATCATTTATTGGTGAAAAATATGTTAGTGTAAAAAATAATAAGATTATTGAAGTAGTAGTAAATAAAGGAAATCGTAAAAAAAGATGTATGTCATTGAGTACTTATGTTATTAATTTAGATTACTTAATGAAATTAATGAAAAAATCAAGTAGTGTTAGTGCGTTCTTTGATTTAAGTGATATTTTAGGTTATTTATGCGATGAAGCAGATATTGCTGCATATGAATATCGTGGATATGCAACATGTTTAAATTCTCTAGAAGCTTATTATAAACATTCTTTAGAGTTCTTAGATATTGAAATATTCTCTACTGTATTTAAATCAAATTGGCCTATTTATACAAATACAAAAGATACACCACCATCAAAATATAAAGCAAATGCGAAAGTGAAAAAAGGTTTTGTCGCTAATGGAGCAATTGTTGATGGACATGTAGAAAATAGTATTATTGGTCGTGATGTAGTTATTGGAACTGGAGCGGTTGTTAAAAACAGTATCTTATTATCAGGTTCTGTAGTAGGACCAGGAGCAGTTTTAGAAAATGTAATTTTAGATAAAGATTCTAAAGTAGAAGTATCGAAGTCTTTAACTGGTACAAGCATTGAACCACTTTATGTTAAAGAAGGAGATGTTGTTTAA
- a CDS encoding LCP family protein, whose amino-acid sequence MKKENIKRIMIIVQVLINSMFLYELVIFNILPTRYLIYVVAFLVLFTAFKIGIFKKGKMNRYVIVLTFITSSIVAIAGVYVYHSRMLLENMTETTIQIQGFSVVVLNDSSIEDIEGLEELSIGVNTNGDVDNLSIVIEELQEIGTTMVVYEDFTSLTNDLYDGTVDAIVFNETDRTTIEFDYPDFDDETKVIWNYEIEEEIEDISKSVEVTSEPFTIYISGIDTYGSVDTVSRSDVNMVLTINPETNQILMTSIPRDSYVELASYDSYDKLTHAGTYGISESVATIEEFLDIEINYYVKVNFTSVVDLVDALGGVTVYSEYEFTTNYLDYDIEIGLNDLDGLSALAFARERYALPNGDFDRGINQTVLLEAMIEKMISPSILLNYTDILDAVDGSFSTNMTSSEIISLLKMQIDDNDEWEFLTLQVEGTTGSATTYSYGSLELSVVFPDQEVVDTISTYIEAMMNGELIEIEE is encoded by the coding sequence ATGAAAAAAGAAAATATAAAGAGAATAATGATAATAGTACAAGTATTGATTAATAGTATGTTTTTATATGAATTAGTTATTTTTAATATCTTGCCTACTAGATATCTTATTTATGTAGTAGCGTTTTTAGTGTTGTTTACAGCTTTTAAAATAGGTATCTTTAAAAAAGGGAAGATGAATCGATATGTTATTGTGCTTACTTTTATTACATCCAGTATAGTTGCAATAGCGGGAGTCTATGTATATCATAGTAGAATGTTGTTAGAGAATATGACAGAAACAACCATACAGATTCAAGGATTTTCAGTAGTTGTTTTAAATGATAGTAGTATAGAAGATATTGAAGGATTAGAAGAGTTAAGTATTGGGGTGAATACGAATGGGGATGTTGATAATTTATCGATCGTTATCGAAGAATTACAAGAAATAGGAACAACAATGGTTGTTTATGAAGATTTTACATCTTTAACAAATGATTTATATGATGGGACAGTAGATGCAATAGTTTTTAATGAAACAGATCGAACTACCATAGAATTTGATTATCCAGATTTTGATGATGAAACAAAAGTAATTTGGAATTATGAAATAGAAGAAGAAATAGAAGATATATCAAAAAGTGTGGAAGTTACTAGTGAACCTTTCACTATTTATATTAGTGGTATTGATACATATGGTAGTGTGGATACTGTTTCTAGAAGTGATGTAAATATGGTGTTAACAATTAATCCGGAAACAAATCAAATTCTAATGACTTCTATTCCAAGAGATAGTTATGTAGAACTAGCTAGTTATGATTCCTATGATAAACTGACGCATGCAGGGACATATGGGATTAGTGAATCTGTTGCAACTATTGAAGAGTTTTTAGATATTGAAATTAATTATTATGTAAAAGTGAATTTTACATCTGTTGTTGATTTAGTGGATGCACTAGGGGGAGTAACTGTATATTCTGAGTATGAATTTACTACGAATTACTTAGATTATGATATTGAAATTGGATTGAATGATTTAGATGGGCTTTCAGCACTTGCTTTTGCTAGAGAACGTTATGCTCTTCCTAATGGAGATTTTGACCGTGGAATTAATCAAACAGTACTATTAGAAGCAATGATAGAAAAAATGATTTCACCGAGTATTTTATTAAACTATACGGATATTTTAGATGCAGTCGATGGATCATTTTCAACAAATATGACTTCAAGTGAAATTATTTCTTTATTAAAAATGCAAATAGATGATAATGATGAATGGGAGTTTTTAACTTTGCAAGTAGAAGGAACAACAGGCTCGGCTACTACTTATAGCTATGGCTCTTTGGAGTTGTCAGTTGTATTCCCAGATCAAGAGGTAGTAGATACAATCTCTACTTATATTGAAGCGATGATGAATGGAGAATTAATTGAAATAGAAGAATAA
- a CDS encoding ABC transporter ATP-binding protein — translation MLKVKNLNVHYGVIHAIHDVSFDVKQGEIVALIGANGAGKTSIMHAISGLLKPTSGEIDFLDENIMKIPAHQIISKKLAQVPEGRRIFAQLTVEENLELGAYLRTDNKVAEDMEQVYKRFPRLKERQNQFAGTLSGGEQQMLAMGRALMSKPKLLLLDEPSMGLSPILVNEIFDIIKEINARDGVTVLLVEQNANKALSIASRAYVLETGDITISGDANDVMNDPRVREAYLG, via the coding sequence ATGTTAAAAGTTAAAAATTTAAATGTACATTATGGTGTAATTCATGCTATTCACGATGTTTCTTTTGATGTAAAGCAAGGGGAAATCGTTGCTTTAATTGGAGCGAATGGAGCTGGTAAAACTTCTATTATGCATGCTATTAGTGGATTGTTAAAACCTACTAGTGGTGAGATTGATTTTTTAGATGAAAATATTATGAAAATTCCTGCTCATCAAATCATTAGTAAAAAATTAGCTCAAGTACCGGAAGGAAGACGCATCTTTGCTCAGTTAACGGTAGAAGAAAACTTAGAATTAGGTGCTTATCTTCGTACGGATAACAAAGTAGCTGAAGATATGGAACAGGTTTATAAACGTTTTCCACGTTTAAAAGAAAGACAAAATCAATTTGCTGGTACTCTTTCTGGTGGTGAACAACAAATGTTAGCTATGGGTAGAGCATTAATGTCAAAACCGAAGCTATTATTATTAGATGAACCATCAATGGGGTTATCACCAATCTTAGTAAATGAAATATTTGATATTATTAAAGAAATTAACGCTAGAGACGGTGTTACAGTCCTTCTAGTAGAACAAAATGCGAATAAAGCATTATCAATTGCTTCTCGTGCTTATGTTCTTGAAACTGGAGATATCACTATTTCTGGTGATGCAAATGATGTAATGAATGACCCTCGTGTTAGAGAAGCATATTTAGGTTAA
- a CDS encoding glucose-1-phosphate adenylyltransferase gives MNREMVAMILAGGRGTRLEALTAHIAKPAVYFGGKYRIIDFPLSNCANSGIDVVGVLTQYESVLLGTYVGSGIKWGLSGSNSSAAILPARERGEVGATWYAGTADAIYQNISFLDEYDPEYVLILSGDHIYKMDYDKMLEEHKKENADCTIAVLNVSLEEASRFGIMNAKEDGTIYEFEEKPEHPKSTLASMGIYIFTYKELKKYLVDDAAVADSKHDFGMNIIPAMLNAGKKLFAYEFAGYWKDVGTVESLWQANIDLLSDEDLDMYNLKRDWKIYTGDTNSHPQIIGEQGDITNSMVTQGCIIEGEVKGSVLFDSVHVGNGAKVVDSVVMPGALIEEGAEVYKAIIDENVVVTSGTIINKEAKNVALVSNND, from the coding sequence ATGAACAGAGAAATGGTAGCAATGATCTTAGCTGGTGGGAGAGGAACGCGTCTAGAAGCGTTAACAGCTCACATCGCTAAACCAGCAGTGTATTTTGGAGGGAAGTATCGTATTATTGATTTCCCATTAAGTAACTGTGCAAATTCAGGTATCGATGTAGTAGGTGTATTAACACAATATGAATCGGTATTATTAGGTACTTATGTAGGGTCAGGGATTAAATGGGGGCTTAGTGGAAGTAATTCTTCAGCAGCTATTTTACCAGCCCGTGAACGTGGAGAAGTAGGAGCTACATGGTATGCAGGTACTGCGGATGCAATTTATCAAAACATCAGCTTTTTAGATGAATATGATCCAGAATATGTATTGATTTTATCAGGAGATCATATTTATAAAATGGATTATGATAAAATGTTAGAAGAGCATAAAAAAGAAAATGCGGATTGTACAATTGCAGTATTAAATGTAAGTTTAGAAGAAGCTAGTCGTTTTGGTATTATGAATGCAAAAGAAGATGGAACCATTTATGAGTTTGAAGAAAAACCAGAACATCCAAAATCTACATTAGCGTCAATGGGTATTTATATCTTTACATATAAAGAACTAAAGAAATATTTAGTGGATGATGCAGCAGTTGCGGATAGTAAACATGACTTTGGTATGAATATTATTCCAGCTATGTTAAATGCAGGGAAAAAACTATTTGCTTATGAATTTGCAGGATATTGGAAAGATGTAGGAACTGTAGAAAGTTTATGGCAAGCTAATATTGATTTATTATCAGATGAAGATTTAGATATGTATAATTTAAAAAGAGATTGGAAAATTTATACAGGAGATACTAATAGTCATCCACAAATTATTGGTGAACAAGGTGATATTACGAATTCAATGGTTACACAAGGATGTATTATTGAAGGTGAAGTAAAAGGATCAGTATTGTTTGATAGTGTGCATGTAGGAAATGGTGCAAAAGTTGTTGATTCAGTTGTTATGCCAGGAGCATTAATTGAAGAGGGTGCAGAAGTATATAAAGCAATTATTGATGAAAATGTAGTAGTTACAAGTGGAACAATAATAAATAAAGAAGCTAAAAATGTGGCGTTAGTTTCTAATAATGACTAG
- the glgA gene encoding glycogen synthase GlgA, whose amino-acid sequence MKIVMATSECAPFIKSGGLADVVGSLPQAFVEMGHDCTVVLPLYADLKCREDLEYVTSYDIYLGWRKKHCGVFTCEKNGVRFYFIDNEEYFKRPGLYGYDDDNLRYAYFDFAVLELISHLQLEVNILHMHDWQTAMIAPLYREKYSMHPYYANIKLVFTIHNIAYQGKAAPSLVQSVFGLSESLYTSGNLRNDDCFNMMKGAILYSDIITTVSPTYAQEILTNEYGEGLQHILELRKGDLYGILNGIDYVTNNPTTDPALVENFDLATIESKYVNKVALQKEVGLVEDKDIPLIGIVTRLTWQKGVSLILEQIHTLMERDVQVVLLGAGDFELEQQFNQIDWMYPGKLSLNMKYDFGLSCRIYGGCDMFLMPSLFEPCGLSQMMSMRYGTIPIVRETGGLKDSVTPYNEFEKTGTGFSFTNYNSYDMMHVIDYALEMYDDKDQWNSIIENAMTTNLDWNESAKTYISIFENI is encoded by the coding sequence ATGAAAATAGTAATGGCTACTAGTGAATGTGCACCATTTATTAAATCTGGAGGGTTAGCAGACGTTGTTGGTTCTTTACCACAAGCTTTTGTGGAAATGGGACATGATTGTACAGTTGTTTTACCACTGTATGCGGATTTGAAATGCCGTGAAGATTTAGAGTATGTTACTAGCTATGATATTTATTTAGGATGGCGTAAAAAACATTGTGGTGTCTTTACGTGTGAAAAGAATGGAGTTCGTTTCTATTTTATTGATAATGAAGAATATTTTAAAAGACCTGGGTTATATGGTTATGATGATGATAATCTTCGTTATGCTTATTTTGATTTTGCAGTTTTAGAATTAATTTCACATTTACAATTAGAAGTAAATATCTTACACATGCATGATTGGCAAACTGCAATGATTGCTCCTTTGTATCGTGAAAAATATAGTATGCATCCTTATTATGCAAATATTAAGTTAGTATTTACAATTCATAATATTGCTTATCAAGGAAAAGCAGCACCATCTTTAGTACAAAGTGTATTTGGATTATCTGAATCTTTATATACATCAGGTAATTTACGTAATGATGATTGCTTTAATATGATGAAAGGTGCTATTTTATATAGTGATATTATCACTACAGTATCACCAACCTATGCACAAGAAATCTTAACGAATGAATATGGTGAAGGATTACAACATATTCTTGAACTTAGAAAAGGCGATTTATATGGGATTTTAAATGGGATTGATTATGTTACAAACAATCCAACAACAGATCCTGCGTTGGTAGAAAATTTTGATCTAGCAACGATTGAATCAAAGTATGTCAATAAAGTTGCTTTACAAAAAGAAGTAGGATTAGTAGAAGATAAAGATATTCCATTAATTGGTATTGTTACAAGACTTACTTGGCAAAAAGGAGTTAGTTTAATTTTAGAACAAATCCATACTTTAATGGAAAGAGATGTTCAAGTAGTATTACTTGGAGCAGGTGATTTTGAATTAGAACAACAATTCAATCAAATTGATTGGATGTATCCAGGTAAATTATCTTTAAATATGAAGTATGATTTTGGATTGTCATGTCGTATTTATGGAGGTTGTGATATGTTCTTAATGCCATCATTATTTGAACCTTGTGGGCTTTCTCAAATGATGTCTATGCGTTATGGAACAATCCCAATTGTTAGAGAGACTGGAGGATTAAAGGATAGTGTAACACCTTATAATGAGTTTGAAAAAACAGGAACAGGATTTAGTTTCACAAATTATAACTCTTATGATATGATGCATGTTATTGATTATGCTCTAGAAATGTACGATGATAAAGATCAATGGAATAGTATTATTGAAAATGCAATGACTACTAATTTAGATTGGAACGAAAGTGCAAAAACATATATTTCTATCTTTGAAAACATCTAA